Proteins co-encoded in one Neoarius graeffei isolate fNeoGra1 chromosome 11, fNeoGra1.pri, whole genome shotgun sequence genomic window:
- the LOC132894015 gene encoding zinc finger protein ZFP2-like produces MSSAEDRQCFSRKSGAPDPSQLCEDMKTETSDGETAEASEVCVKKEETLELNIYNHGDDLNNPPEGLSIKEEEPDSKDYLYCEVCKTFFFNKCELHGFPLFIPDTPVPMGVPDRARKTLPPGLEIRKSGIPGAGLGVFNKGETVPVGAHFGPYQGRLIDGEESMSSGYSWVICRTRKCEENIDGKRDMHANWMRYVNCTCNDEEQNLVAFQYRGGILYRCCRPINPGQELLVWYEEEYTKELNLSFDFLWNKNCSMNGEKSYHCSQCGKSFTQQSTFQNHQCIHRGEKPYHCSQCGKSFTIQSQLQIHQRIHTGEKPYHCSQCGKSFAIQSQLQNHQRIHTGERPYHCSQCGKSFTIQSHLQIHQRVHTGERPYHCAQCGKSFTQQYHLQIHQRVHTGEKPYHCSQCGKSFTVLSNLQTHQHIHTGQKPYHCSQCGKSFTQQSHLQTHQRIHTEEKPYHCSQCGKSFNQQSNLQKHQRIHTEEKPYRCSQCGKSFNQQSNLQRHQHVHTGEKPYHCSQCGKSFTQQRHLQTHQRIHTGEKPYRCSQCGKSFTQQSHLQQHQRIHTEEKQSRCSQCGKTFTHSVIFQTHKCSNLETLHDLKLSN; encoded by the exons atgaGCTCAGCAGAAGATAGACAGTGCTTCTCAaggaagtctggggctcctgatcCCTCACAG ctgtgtgaggacatgaaaacaGAGACTTCAGATGGAGAGACAGCCGAAGCATCAGAAGTCTGTGTGAAGAAGGAAGAGACGCTGGAGCTGAACATCTACAACCATGGAGACGATCTCAACAACCCACCTGAAGGTCTCTCCATTAAAGAGGAAGAGCCTGACAGTAAAGACTACCTCT actgtgaagtttgcaaaacCTTCTTCTTCAACAAGTGTGAGCTTCATGGATTTCCCCTCTTCATCCCtgatactcctgttcccatgggagtccctgaccgagccagGAAAACTCTTCCTCCTGGACTAGAGATTCGGAAGTCTGGTATTCCTGgtgcaggcctgggagtgtttaataagggggagacgGTTCCAGTAGGTGCGCACTTCGGACCTTACCAGGGAAGGTTGATAGATGGAGAGGAATCCATGAGCAGTGGATACTCCTGGGTG ATATGCAGGACCAGGAAGTGTGAAGAAAACATAGATGGCAAAAGAGACATGCATGCTaattggatgag gtatgtgaattgcACCTGTAATGATGAAGAACAGAATCTTGTAGCATTTCAGTATCgagggggaattctgtatcgttgctgtcgacccattaacccaggacaggagctcttggtgtggtatgaagaggagtaTACCAAAGAGCTCAATCTTTCATTTGACTTCCTCTGGAACAAAAATTGCTCCATGAATG GAGAAaagtcatatcactgctcacagtgtggaaagagttttactcagcagagtacttTCCAAAACCACCAGTGCATTCAcagaggagagaagccgtatcactgttcacagtgtggaaagagttttactataCAGAGTCAactccaaatacaccagcgcattcacacaggagagaagccgtatcactgctcacagtgtggaaagagttttgctATACAGAGTCAACTCCAAAAccatcagcgcattcacacaggagagaggccctatcactgctcacagtgtggaaagagttttactatacagagtcatctccaaatacaccagcgtgttcacacaggagagaggccCTATCACTgcgcacagtgtggaaagagttttactcagcagtatCACCTCCAAATACATCAGcgcgttcacacaggagagaagccatatcactgctcacagtgtggaaaaagttTTACTGTACTCAGTAATCTTCaaacacaccagcacattcacacaggacaaaagccgtatcactgctcacagtgtggaaagagttttactcaacagagtcatctccaaacacaccagcgcattcacacagaagagaagccgtatcactgctcacagtgtgggaagagttttaaccAACAGAGTAATCttcaaaaacaccagcgcattcacacagaagagaagccgtatcgctgctcacagtgtggcaaAAGTTTTAACcaacagagtaatctccaaagacACCAGCatgttcacacaggagagaagccgtatcactgctcacagtgtggaaagagttttactcaacagcgtcatctccaaacacaccagcgcattcacacaggagagaagccgtatcgctgctcacagtgtgggaagagttttactcaacagagtcatctccaacaacaccagcgcattcacacggaAGAGAAGCAGagtcgctgctcacagtgtggaaaaacaTTTACTCATTCAGTTATATTTCAGACCCACAAGTGCTCTAACTTGGAGACATTGCATGATTTGAAGTTGTCAAATTAA